A section of the Helicobacter jaachi genome encodes:
- the rpsF gene encoding 30S ribosomal protein S6 → MKFYETMFILKPTLVEEEIKSRIDFFKDIITKNGGTIETCLDMGMRNLAYEIKKNKRGYYFVIYFKAEPSFILELERNYRINEEILRFIVIKYESKKEQKAWQSLVNKANNKPEPKPQKPKKTEIEEKEPAKEAE, encoded by the coding sequence ATGAAATTTTATGAGACGATGTTTATCCTTAAGCCCACGCTTGTGGAAGAAGAAATCAAGTCTCGCATTGATTTTTTTAAGGATATAATTACCAAAAACGGCGGCACAATCGAAACTTGTCTTGATATGGGTATGCGTAATTTAGCTTATGAGATTAAGAAAAATAAGCGTGGGTATTATTTTGTCATCTATTTTAAGGCAGAGCCTAGCTTTATTTTGGAGCTTGAGCGCAATTATCGCATAAATGAGGAGATTTTGCGCTTTATTGTGATTAAATATGAGAGCAAAAAAGAGCAAAAAGCATGGCAATCGCTCGTAAATAAGGCAAATAATAAGCCAGAACCTAAACCTCAAAAGCCCAAAAAGACAGAGATTGAGGAGAAAGAGCCTGCAAAAGAGGCAGAATAA